The Candidatus Accumulibacter similis genome has a segment encoding these proteins:
- a CDS encoding YihY/virulence factor BrkB family protein: MPVLSASTQQVLRHPAAFALRALHSFGRNQGLLLAAAIAYYALLSVVPLLILSVIALSHLVEEAELLATIGRYLEWLVPSQSHAFLAEISKFMEQRAAVGAVLLLTMLFFSSLAFSVLEKAMAVIFAHRNARGQRHFLTSALLPYCFVLMLGVALLGVTIVSIALEAIAGANLHFFGWEWSLRGLAGSLVHLVGLGAEVCILTAIYLIMPVGRVRLRHALFGGCTATLIWEVIRHILVWFFTTLSKASVVYGPLATAVVAMFSMEIAATLLLFGAQLIAEYECLGRERAAAAATAPAAI, encoded by the coding sequence ATGCCCGTACTCAGCGCGTCGACGCAGCAGGTGCTCAGGCACCCGGCGGCCTTCGCCCTGCGGGCGCTGCACAGCTTCGGCCGCAATCAGGGGCTGCTGCTGGCGGCGGCGATTGCCTACTATGCGTTGCTGTCGGTCGTGCCGCTGCTGATCCTGTCGGTGATCGCGCTGTCGCACCTGGTCGAAGAGGCGGAACTGCTGGCGACGATCGGTCGCTACCTCGAGTGGCTGGTGCCCAGCCAGTCGCATGCCTTTCTGGCGGAGATCTCGAAATTCATGGAGCAGCGGGCGGCAGTTGGCGCCGTCCTGCTGCTGACGATGCTGTTCTTCAGTTCGCTGGCCTTTTCGGTCCTCGAGAAGGCGATGGCGGTGATCTTCGCGCACCGCAATGCGCGTGGGCAGCGCCACTTCCTGACCTCGGCGCTGCTGCCCTACTGCTTCGTCCTGATGCTGGGCGTCGCGCTGCTCGGCGTCACCATCGTCTCGATCGCCCTCGAGGCGATCGCCGGCGCCAATCTCCATTTCTTTGGCTGGGAGTGGTCGCTGCGCGGGCTGGCCGGCAGTCTCGTCCACCTCGTCGGCCTCGGCGCCGAGGTCTGCATCCTGACGGCGATCTACCTCATCATGCCGGTCGGGCGGGTGCGCCTGCGCCATGCGCTGTTCGGCGGCTGTACGGCCACGCTGATCTGGGAAGTGATCCGCCACATCCTCGTCTGGTTCTTCACCACCCTGTCGAAAGCGAGCGTCGTCTACGGGCCGCTGGCGACGGCGGTGGTGGCGATGTTCAGCATGGAGATCGCCGCCACGCTGCTGCTCTTCGGTGCGCAGTTGATCGCCGAGTACGAGTGCCTGGGTCGGGAACGCGCTGCGGCCGCCGCGACAGCGCCCGCAGCGATTTGA
- a CDS encoding aspartate aminotransferase family protein has translation MMNADMDATATGGEAAALHEAYALATAFLASLPQRPVSQVPTPAEMAVALDEALPENGRDPAGVVGEWFARAERGITASPGPRFFGFVNGGVTPAALAGDWLASAIDQNAGLWAGSPAAAQTELVVLRWLQELFGLPAEWAGALTSGATMANLVGLVTARQWAGRQLGFDAAGDGLAGQPSIAVVASSEIHLSAVKCLGTLGFGRNQVRRVAARCGAADVDALAGLLRGIDGPVILIGNAGEVNSGHFDDLAALADLRDGHPGGAWLHVDGAFGLFAAVSPRLAHLVRGIERADSVAADGHKWLNVPYDCGFAFVRDGSLLREAFAVGGAYVAGGAGWDPFTHVPEMSRRFRGLAAWCALKAYGRAGYRALVERCVDNAAAFARWVDETPGVELMNPAPLNIVCFRLVRAGLDELASDELNRLAVRAIQSDGRAFVTGTVWQGRAAIRAAFDNWRTAPADVRLLQEAVAQVGDSLSA, from the coding sequence ATGATGAATGCAGACATGGATGCGACCGCCACCGGTGGCGAGGCGGCGGCGCTGCACGAGGCGTACGCGCTTGCCACGGCCTTTCTCGCTTCGCTGCCGCAGCGACCGGTGAGCCAGGTGCCGACGCCCGCCGAGATGGCGGTAGCGCTCGACGAGGCGCTGCCCGAGAACGGCCGCGATCCCGCCGGCGTCGTCGGCGAGTGGTTCGCCCGCGCCGAGCGCGGCATCACCGCTTCGCCCGGCCCACGCTTCTTCGGGTTCGTCAATGGCGGCGTGACGCCGGCAGCGCTGGCCGGCGACTGGCTGGCATCGGCGATCGACCAGAACGCCGGCCTGTGGGCCGGCAGCCCGGCGGCGGCGCAGACCGAACTGGTCGTCCTGCGCTGGCTGCAGGAGCTCTTCGGACTGCCGGCGGAGTGGGCAGGGGCGCTGACCAGCGGCGCGACGATGGCCAATCTCGTCGGGCTCGTCACGGCGCGGCAGTGGGCCGGCCGGCAACTCGGCTTCGATGCCGCCGGCGACGGTCTCGCGGGCCAGCCGTCGATCGCCGTCGTCGCCAGCAGCGAGATCCACCTCAGCGCCGTCAAGTGCCTCGGCACGCTGGGCTTTGGTCGCAACCAGGTGCGCCGAGTGGCGGCCCGCTGCGGCGCGGCCGACGTCGATGCGCTCGCCGGTCTGCTGCGCGGCATCGACGGCCCAGTGATCCTCATCGGCAATGCCGGCGAGGTGAACAGCGGCCATTTCGACGATCTGGCGGCGCTTGCCGATCTGCGGGACGGGCACCCCGGCGGCGCGTGGCTGCATGTGGACGGAGCGTTCGGTCTCTTCGCCGCCGTTTCACCGCGGCTGGCGCACCTCGTCCGCGGCATCGAGCGCGCCGACTCGGTGGCGGCGGACGGACACAAGTGGCTCAACGTTCCCTACGATTGCGGCTTCGCCTTCGTCCGCGACGGCTCCCTGCTGCGCGAGGCTTTCGCGGTCGGTGGCGCCTACGTCGCCGGCGGCGCCGGCTGGGATCCCTTCACCCATGTCCCGGAAATGTCGCGCCGCTTCCGCGGCCTCGCCGCCTGGTGCGCGCTGAAGGCCTACGGTCGCGCCGGCTATCGCGCGCTGGTCGAGCGCTGTGTCGACAACGCGGCCGCCTTTGCGCGCTGGGTCGATGAGACGCCGGGGGTCGAGCTGATGAATCCGGCACCGCTGAACATCGTCTGTTTCCGGCTGGTCCGCGCCGGGCTCGATGAGCTTGCCAGCGACGAACTGAACCGGCTGGCCGTACGCGCCATCCAGTCCGACGGCCGGGCCTTCGTCACCGGCACCGTCTGGCAGGGCCGTGCCGCCATCCGCGCCGCCTTCGACAACTGGCGGACGGCGCCTGCCGATGTCCGCCTGCTGCAGGAGGCGGTGGCGCAGGTTGGCGATTCCCTGTCGGCTTGA
- a CDS encoding lipid-binding SYLF domain-containing protein, whose translation MNLNALPRFGRAAHLFLSVLIAGLATSFAAVAADRTALERDARRAYQKLTASVPAAKSLGRDAVAVIVFPSITKAGLVVGGQYGEGVLFRGDAVVGYYNTAGASFGLQAGAQQYGYAMFFMNQKSLAALTDNDGFEVGVGPSVVMVDQGMGKSLTTMNAKEDIYAFVFGQKGLMAGVGVQGNKITRLSD comes from the coding sequence ATGAACCTGAACGCACTCCCGCGGTTTGGCCGCGCAGCACACCTTTTCCTCTCCGTCCTGATCGCCGGACTGGCCACCTCCTTTGCCGCCGTTGCCGCCGACCGGACCGCGCTTGAACGGGACGCACGCCGGGCCTATCAGAAGCTGACGGCGAGTGTGCCGGCGGCGAAGTCACTGGGGCGTGATGCGGTGGCGGTGATCGTCTTTCCGAGCATCACCAAGGCGGGGCTGGTGGTCGGTGGACAGTACGGGGAAGGGGTGCTGTTCCGCGGCGACGCCGTCGTTGGCTACTACAACACCGCTGGCGCTTCCTTTGGCCTGCAGGCTGGTGCGCAGCAGTACGGTTACGCGATGTTCTTCATGAACCAGAAATCACTGGCGGCGCTGACCGACAACGACGGTTTCGAGGTCGGCGTCGGTCCGTCGGTGGTGATGGTCGACCAGGGGATGGGCAAGTCGCTGACGACGATGAACGCCAAGGAAGACATCTACGCCTTCGTCTTCGGCCAGAAGGGACTGATGGCCGGCGTCGGTGTGCAGGGCAACAAGATCACGCGGCTGAGCGACTAG
- the queD gene encoding 6-carboxytetrahydropterin synthase QueD, which translates to MLITRRLEFDAGHRIPDHRSQCRHLHGHRYALEITLAGDIISQAGDPADGMVMDFSEVKALAMQHLVDAWDHAFLVHRGDRPVVDFLASLPEHKTVVLDCVPTAENLVRTAFAILDAVYCDTYGNRLRLERLRLYETPNCWAEAVHP; encoded by the coding sequence ATGCTCATCACCCGCCGCCTCGAGTTCGACGCGGGCCACCGCATTCCCGATCACAGGAGCCAGTGCCGTCACCTGCACGGCCATCGCTACGCGCTCGAGATCACCCTTGCCGGCGACATCATCAGTCAGGCTGGCGACCCGGCCGACGGCATGGTGATGGACTTCTCGGAGGTCAAGGCGCTGGCCATGCAGCACCTTGTCGATGCCTGGGATCACGCCTTTCTCGTCCATCGCGGCGATCGGCCGGTGGTGGATTTTCTCGCTTCGTTGCCGGAGCACAAGACGGTCGTCCTCGATTGCGTGCCGACCGCCGAGAACCTGGTCCGCACGGCGTTCGCGATTCTCGACGCGGTCTATTGCGACACCTACGGCAACCGCTTGCGGCTCGAACGTCTGCGCCTCTATGAAACACCCAACTGCTGGGCCGAGGCCGTTCACCCATAG
- the pxpB gene encoding 5-oxoprolinase subunit PxpB has product MSYRILSLGDAALTIEFGEVIDRRLLAAVAAADRSLRQAVAAGQLPGVVETVPTFRSLTVIHDPLRGTQSEMEAAIHAALRQTAAIAAPRRRVWQLPVCYGDQLASCGPDLEPLAAACGLGAAEVVRLHAGGCYEVYMLGFLPGFAFMGDLPPVLARARRSEPRTRVPAGSVATAGTLTAIYPWESPGGWHLIGACPLPLFSPSWPQAALLQPGDRVRLRAIEAGEFAALQAAAPAMRAASQPPLDFLAADAE; this is encoded by the coding sequence TTGAGCTACCGTATCCTGTCCCTTGGCGACGCGGCGCTGACGATCGAGTTCGGTGAGGTCATTGATCGCCGCCTGCTGGCCGCAGTGGCGGCAGCCGATCGGTCGTTGCGGCAGGCAGTCGCCGCCGGGCAGTTGCCGGGGGTCGTCGAGACGGTACCGACCTTCCGCTCGCTGACGGTGATCCATGATCCGCTGCGCGGCACGCAGAGCGAAATGGAAGCGGCCATTCACGCCGCCTTGCGGCAGACTGCCGCGATCGCCGCGCCGCGCCGACGGGTCTGGCAGCTGCCCGTCTGCTACGGCGATCAGCTTGCCAGCTGCGGGCCGGATCTCGAGCCATTGGCGGCAGCCTGCGGGCTCGGCGCGGCGGAGGTGGTGCGGCTGCACGCGGGCGGCTGCTACGAGGTCTACATGCTGGGCTTCCTGCCGGGCTTTGCCTTCATGGGTGATCTGCCACCGGTGCTGGCGCGTGCGCGTCGCAGCGAACCGCGGACGCGCGTTCCGGCCGGCAGCGTGGCGACGGCGGGTACGCTGACCGCGATCTATCCCTGGGAGAGTCCCGGCGGCTGGCACCTGATCGGCGCCTGCCCGCTGCCGCTGTTCTCGCCGTCCTGGCCGCAGGCGGCGCTGTTGCAGCCCGGCGATCGGGTGCGGCTGCGCGCCATCGAAGCCGGCGAGTTCGCCGCGCTGCAGGCGGCGGCGCCGGCGATGCGCGCCGCCAGCCAACCGCCGCTGGACTTCCTCGCTGCGGACGCGGAGTGA
- a CDS encoding biotin-dependent carboxyltransferase family protein yields the protein MRAVLEVLSPGAMASIQDLGRSGWRHIGVPRSGALEPGWLRLGNALLGNPEDAPAIEFLAGGLAVRALQLPLQVALAGHVTAEVVHARGRRRLASWRSVSLDPGETLRCGRLAAGRVGYLALAGLEVVRHFGSASTYARAGLGGVDGRLLAPGVRLSVVAGSGGGERLLRRPPAVEEAPIRVVPGPQDDYFDAQQMATFFSQAYRISAAADRMGIRLDGPLLRHRPEKGAEIVSDATVPGSIQVPGSGQPIVLLADGQTAGGYPKIATVITADLPRLAVMAPGQALRFAAVSVAAAEQAARAREAELLALLAAIGPLAEGGDVDQQAIYTANLISGVVDAGAADGQPVAVGRLQGEP from the coding sequence ATGCGTGCCGTGCTCGAGGTGCTCAGCCCGGGGGCGATGGCATCGATACAGGATCTCGGCCGCAGTGGCTGGCGGCACATCGGCGTGCCGCGCTCCGGAGCGCTTGAGCCGGGCTGGCTGCGTCTGGGCAACGCCCTGCTCGGCAATCCTGAGGACGCGCCGGCGATCGAATTCCTCGCCGGGGGCCTGGCGGTGCGGGCGCTGCAACTGCCGCTGCAGGTCGCGCTCGCTGGTCATGTCACGGCCGAAGTGGTGCATGCCCGTGGCCGTCGTCGCCTGGCCTCCTGGCGCAGCGTGTCCCTCGACCCAGGCGAGACGCTGCGCTGCGGCCGCCTTGCGGCCGGCCGTGTCGGCTACCTGGCGCTCGCCGGTCTCGAGGTGGTGCGGCATTTCGGCAGTGCATCGACCTACGCCCGGGCCGGTCTTGGCGGCGTCGACGGTCGCCTGCTGGCGCCGGGTGTGCGGCTGTCGGTGGTTGCCGGCAGCGGCGGCGGTGAGCGGCTGCTGCGGCGTCCGCCGGCCGTTGAAGAGGCGCCGATCCGGGTCGTCCCGGGACCACAGGATGATTATTTCGACGCGCAGCAGATGGCCACCTTCTTCAGCCAGGCCTACCGCATTTCGGCTGCCGCCGATCGCATGGGAATTCGCCTCGACGGCCCGCTGCTCAGGCACCGTCCGGAGAAGGGGGCAGAGATCGTCTCCGATGCGACCGTGCCGGGATCGATCCAGGTACCGGGAAGCGGGCAGCCGATCGTGCTGCTCGCCGACGGCCAGACCGCTGGCGGTTACCCGAAGATCGCCACCGTCATCACCGCCGACCTGCCGCGCCTTGCGGTCATGGCGCCGGGCCAGGCGCTGCGCTTCGCCGCCGTGTCGGTGGCGGCGGCCGAACAGGCGGCACGCGCGCGGGAAGCGGAACTGCTGGCGCTGCTCGCAGCAATCGGGCCGCTGGCCGAGGGGGGGGACGTCGATCAGCAAGCGATCTACACGGCCAACCTGATCAGCGGCGTCGTCGATGCCGGCGCGGCAGACGGCCAGCCGGTGGCGGTCGGCCGCTTGCAGGGAGAGCCATGA
- a CDS encoding 5-oxoprolinase subunit PxpA has protein sequence MGQAINLNADLGESFGVWRMGSDAELLPLVGTASIACGFHAGDPLVMRQTLRQALAAGVSLGAHPSYPDLQGFGRRVMRLPADELEALLIYQIGALAGMAQAEGGRLTHVKPHGALSNMACEEAAVAGSVVAAIRSFDPTLILLAPAVSQLARAGAAGGLRVASEIFADRTYTDAGNLLPRSQSGSQLHAAAECVAHVLRMLDAGGIVSVGGRHIPTEVHSICVHGDGAQAVAAATAIRSALLAAGMRLLPLPEVLAPADPVPSAAMV, from the coding sequence ATGGGACAGGCGATCAATCTCAACGCCGACCTCGGCGAGAGCTTCGGTGTCTGGCGCATGGGCAGCGACGCCGAGCTGCTGCCGCTCGTCGGTACGGCCAGCATTGCCTGCGGCTTCCACGCCGGCGACCCGCTGGTGATGCGGCAGACGCTGCGGCAGGCACTGGCGGCGGGCGTCAGCCTCGGCGCGCACCCCTCTTACCCGGACCTGCAGGGCTTCGGGCGGCGCGTCATGCGGTTGCCGGCCGACGAACTCGAGGCGCTGCTGATCTACCAGATCGGCGCACTGGCCGGCATGGCACAGGCTGAAGGCGGTCGCCTGACGCACGTCAAGCCGCACGGAGCGCTGAGCAACATGGCGTGCGAGGAGGCGGCTGTCGCGGGCAGTGTCGTCGCCGCGATTCGCAGCTTCGACCCGACCCTGATCCTGCTCGCTCCGGCGGTCTCGCAACTGGCGCGGGCCGGAGCGGCAGGGGGTCTGCGAGTGGCGAGTGAGATCTTCGCCGACCGGACCTACACCGATGCCGGCAACCTGCTCCCACGCAGCCAGTCGGGGTCGCAGCTGCATGCGGCCGCCGAGTGCGTGGCGCACGTGCTGCGCATGCTCGACGCCGGCGGCATCGTCAGCGTCGGCGGCAGGCACATCCCGACCGAGGTGCACAGCATCTGCGTGCATGGTGACGGAGCCCAGGCAGTGGCTGCGGCGACCGCCATCCGCAGCGCGCTGCTGGCGGCCGGCATGCGCCTGTTGCCGCTGCCGGAAGTGCTGGCGCCGGCCGATCCCGTTCCGTCGGCGGCGATGGTTTAG